Proteins from a genomic interval of Musa acuminata AAA Group cultivar baxijiao chromosome BXJ1-9, Cavendish_Baxijiao_AAA, whole genome shotgun sequence:
- the LOC103996788 gene encoding F-box protein PP2-B11-like: protein MVMEKKRARRVEKEEEEEEEEERERGNEFAKLPKECILHVFSFATPRDSCRSAVVSKAFLSCTGTDALWERFLPSDYAEILSRAVNPVSSSSSSKKELYFGLCKPILIDGGKLSFHLERSTGRKCYMVSSSSLGIAWKHVWRHWRWISHSDSRFGEVAELVSVCWLEITGSINSGLLSKKTWYTAYMVFQLASGAYGLNSPPQKVSVSLGTYSSDRVITLQQDDDDDDDDDDDQEEEDEQGKRKLRDDGWMEIELGDFYTDEGDKGEVSIHLSQCEALHFKHGLLIEGLEFRPKI from the exons ATGGTGATGGAAAAAAAGAGAGCCAGAAGggtggagaaagaagaagaagaagaagaagaagaagaacgcgAGCGGGGCAACGAGTTTGCGAAGCTGCCGAAGGAGTGCATCCTCCACGTTTTCTCCTTCGCGACACCTCGTGATTCGTGCAGGTCGGCTGTCGTCTCCAAGGCTTTCCTCTCCTGCACGGGGACCGATGCCCTGTGGGAGCGTTTCCTGCCGTCGGATTATGCCGAGATCCTATCGCGGGCCGTTAAtcccgtctcctcctcctcctcctccaagaaGGAGCTCTATTTTGGTCTCTGCAAGCCCATCCTCATCGACGGCGGCAAACTG AGCTTTCATTTGGAGAGATCGACTGGGCGCAAGTGTTACATGGTGTCTTCGAGTAGCTTGGGGATAGCATGGAAGCACGTATGGCGACACTGGAGATGGATCTCACATTCAGACTCCAG GTTTGGAGAGGTGGCAGAGCTTGTATCCGTTTGTTGGCTTGAAATCACTGGCAGCATAAATAGTGGACTGCTCTCTAAGAAGACGTGGTATACAGCTTATATGGTCTTCCAGTTGGCCTCCGGCGCATATGGCCTCAATTCCCCTCCGCAGAAAGTCTCGGTCAGCTTGGGAACCTATTCATCCGATAGAGTCATTACTCTACaacaggatgatgatgatgatgatgatgatgacgacgaccaggaggaggaggacgagcaaGGAAAGAGGAAGCTGAGGGACGATGGTTGGATGGAGATCGAGCTGGGTGATTTCTATACCGATGAAGGGGATAAAGGGGAAGTAAGCATCCACCTGAGCCAGTGCGAAGCCCTGCATTTCAAGCATGGACTCCTCATCGAGGGACTTGAGTTCAGACCCAAGATTTAA
- the LOC103996789 gene encoding uncharacterized protein LOC103996789 — translation MDVSDDGEGSLEVGTTGTIGSLMTRELESMKHSEQASSSARRRQQTGPVFVPCGAAPGKASRRRNQADGCGSSGSSIGQGHCADAQKRRHSTRKNGHRVPILGYGDSPMARNSGTDKVEKKGQGYTVEVVDLKCSNPMSNRLKKLSFSKLSESIS, via the coding sequence ATGGATGTCAGTGACGATGGCGAAGGCTCTCTCGAGGTCGGCACAACCGGCACCATTGGCTCCCTGATGACTCGAGAATTAGAATCCATGAAGCACTCGGAACAAGCATCTTCTTCCGCTCGAAGAAGACAACAAACAGGTCCCGTCTTCGTACCCTGCGGTGCTGCTCCTGGGAAAGCATCGCGAAGGAGAAATCAAGCAGATGGATgtggcagcagcggcagcagtaTCGGGCAGGGTCACTGTGCGGATGCTCAGAAACGCCGACACAGCACACGCAAAAATGGCCATCGAGTTCCGATATTAGGGTATGGTGACAGTCCGATGGCTCGGAACTCTGGTACGGATAAGGTGGAGAAGAAAGGTCAGGGTTACACTGTGGAAGTTGTCGATCTGAAGTGCAGCAACCCGATGAGCAACCGCCTCAAGAAGCTCAGCTTCTCCAAGCTCTCCGAATCCATCTCCTAG